A stretch of Labrus bergylta chromosome 19, fLabBer1.1, whole genome shotgun sequence DNA encodes these proteins:
- the ecm1a gene encoding uncharacterized protein ecm1a: MMCYPPTPPFSIFMCPHPFLPNFQACHAHSLHPLVYNKSRSLSLRKHQFVGENAAMISMGCLTGFWIIALLTLHGSDVGESKGNSLNEPDIPFPPARPTPQNLAAICHQGQGRPRYPASFFSRSGGSRYRRLGNTINRLESWYRSCCSEQESQILCCTTQAWKETLSQFCVEEYSTKTLAYECCEGRGDARWICFNSELPNPDYNPTLGYTAPAVPPQPEFTFNASAC; the protein is encoded by the exons ATGATGTGCTATCCACCCACTCCCCCCTTTTCCATCTTCATGTGCCCTCATCCTTTCCTCCCCAACTTCCAGGCATGTCACGCCCACAGTCTCCATCCCCTCGTATATAATAAAAGCCGGTCACTCTCACTGAGAAAACATCAGTTTGTTGGAGAGAATGCAGCGATGATTTCAATGGGATGCCTCACAGGATTTTGGATAATTGCACTGCTGACTCTTCATGGATCAGATGTGGGAG AGTCCAAAGGAAACTCTCTCAATGAGCCTGACATCCCCTTCCCACCTGCTCGTCCTACCCCTCAGAACCTCGCTGCCATCTGCCATCAGGGTCAGGGTCGTCCCAGGTACCCGGCCAGCTTCTTCTCACGCTCCGGTGGCAGCCGTTACCGTCGCCTTGGAAACACCATCAACCGTTTGGAGTCCTGGTACAGGTCATGCTGCAGCGAACAGGAGAGCCAGATCCTCTGCTGCACCACACAGGCG TGGAAAGAGACCCTGTCTCAGTTCTGTGTGGAGGAATACTCGACGAAGACACTTGCATATGAGTGCTGTGAGGGCAGAGGAGACGCACGCTGGATCTGCTTCAACAGCGAGCTCCCAAACCCAGACTACAACCCAACACTAGGGTACACTGCACCAGCAGTCCCCCCACAGCCAGAATTCACTTTCAATGCAAGTGCTTGCTAA